GTTTGAAGTCACATATGGCACAATACATATGTGTTTTGCTTCTCTACAACATTGCTGTTGAATTTGCCACAACAATCCAGAGATGTTTAATCTCAGTGTAAACAACATAACTTAAGTGCAATTGAAAAAGCAGCAATTTAGCAAATGTATCATTTTGCATGCACAAGATGGTGATTTATTAAACAAGTGCTAAAAGAACAAGTGCCAAAAGAAGTACTAAAGGGCCTACAGTGAAATCCAGGAAATTGCAAGACCTGCATGCTAATTTACACAGCAGGGTGGCAGGTGCTCAAGAAATGGTCACGCCTCCTTTTCCATTTACTTTTGCTGCTCTATTGAACAAGATGCTTAAACAATGAAATCTCCAGTGTAGCTGCTCAGTGACCAGCAGCGATGTAACGAGGTGTGTTTGGAGTGCAGACTCTCCAACCTTCTCTCACCTGCAGCTACATTTCCAGATTGTTGATCTATAAGTGATGTTTAATCCAAACAGTAAACCGGTGGCATTAAAATACAGTGACGGAGCAGCGGTACCTGGGTATGGCACACGTCCCTTAGTGATGAGTTCAGTTAGTAGGATGCCAAAGCTCCAGACGTCTGACTTGATAGTAAAGCGTCCATAGAGTGCAGCTTCTGGAGCCGTCCACTTGATAGGGAACTTCGCCCCTgaaaccatggcaacacagATGATGCATAATCATAAAATTAGGACAGTTCATGTATAAAAATATAGGCATTGGAGGCAGAAGTAGACACTCTTAATCATAGCATTGTACAAGCacagctctcttcttcttccccttacacacacacacacacttaacatcAGATCTTATAACCTTGTCTGGCTGTGTACTCGTTGTCCTCAATGAGTCTAGCCAGGCCGAAGTCAGCGATCTTGCACACCAGATTGTCTCCAACAAGGATGTTAGCTGCTCGCAGGTCACGATGGATGTAATTCATCCTCTCGATGTATGCCATTCCGGCTGCAATCTGCAcatccagacacacaaaaagagaacaAGTGTGTAGTATACATTATGCTACACCTTTTCTGtcagttgctgtgtgtgttttaactcaCCTGAGCAGCCATGTCCACCAGCTGAGGCAGCTTCAATGTCTGGCCCTCTCCATCTTTTAAGAAGTCCAGCAAACttcctgaaaaacaaagaggtACAGGTAGGATTAGGACCTCATGCCTACTGTGTTACATATAGATGTTTTATAAGGAAGATGCTAATAATCTATACAATGATGCTTTATTGTGATTTctttctgcacaaacacattacaATACCAGCTTTTGTGtcaatttagttttttttttcttgagtgCTGAAGCAATATTTGGCCTGCCCCCAGGCTACCTCCACAGGCAAGACAAATGTCATGCTCAGAGAACCAAAGAGAATCCCTGGAACTGGGAGGAATTCAGAGTTTTGTCCAGCAGGATGGCTTGGGGGCCTGAACTTTGGTCTCACAAAACATCTCCCTGGTCACCACCCTTCTGCCAAATTTGCAATGTGCTGAGGACATGCCGTTACAGTTGTTTTGATATTAAGCTGGATATCTCTAAAATGTCACTTCAAAAGATGGATGAAAGTTTGGAGAGCAGGCAATTACAAAGTGAATCATTGTTGGTGCTGGTCCAGGAGTAGATGCAGGATTTATGCAATAACTTAAATTAAAgaaatctttctttttttatcccaTCATAATTCATATTTTAACCCTCTGAATGCCAAAATGTGACCAATAGGTTTGagtgcattttgtgttttttaaatgatggtaattgaatgtatgtatgtaagcTAAAAATTGTGAAACCTCTCTGGTAGATGAATGAAGTGAATTGATGActcttttgtttctttatgtTAAGACACAAACTGTCTAGTTGTATACATAAagattctttttcttcttgtatGTTGAATTAAGTACCTGTTTCTTAATTTGAGTCAGTAAACACAATTTTGTGTCACCGTGACGCTGCACATCATGATGAAGTAGCTTCTGTCTCTTTGGCGTATTTAACAGAGGCAACTTCTAGAGAAAGGTAGAGCACAGTTctacacatttttacatattgCACTGCACTGCAGTTTGGATTCCATTACAAAATGCAATAATGTATTAATATGACAATGTGAGAGGAAATAATAATTTTATGTTAAATGTTCACTGTGCTTTACCTTTCTCTAGACATGGCCTCTGTGAGGCTTCATCTTCTGTGAGGCCAGCAGTTCATATCTACAGTATGTTTTGAGATCTGACACCTTGATACCTTGGCTCATGAATTCAGTGATAATGTAAATGGGCTCCTCAGACACAACCGCGTAGAGCTGCACCAGCTTGTCATGGCGGAGTCTCTTCATGATCTGAGCCTCTTCCAGGAAGGCCTCGGGGGACATGGTTCCTGGCTTCAGAGTCTTCACCGCTACCTTGGTGGTGCCATTCCACATGCCTGGCATACAGACAGCTGGAtgttaatgcacacacacacacacagactcactgcacaaacacacactgttacataGTGAAAAGGTGATGTCTGCATGtacatgtactgtacatgtacTGTAACACAGTGCACAATGTGCAGGCTTACACGTCTGGTCAAATGTTTGATTCATGCATGATATTGTTATTTTGGAGAGCATGCATGACATGACAAGGTAAGTTAGGTGggtgggaggaggaagacagagggtTTCTGGTCTTACATCAGTGCCAGCAGCACCTGAGTTACATGGACAGGCACAGAGCTCAGCTGGCTTCAGGGAGAAACCCAACACACTCGGATTCAGTCGAGAAAACTGTACGACAGCTTTGACAGCAAATGGTCATAGGTGTAGCTGCAAAAAACATCTTGTGGGGACATCAGCAGCTAAGATGTGATTTATCTGGAAAAACAAACTTTGCTTACATAAAGGGCCAGACACCGAGACAATTTTAGCTACAGGACAGCAGCTGACGCTACATGCTAGACAAACAGCTTTTTCCttttgagcctatagagggcATCAGAGGTCGGTGATGTGAGTCTCACCCATCCACACGTCCCCGAAGCAGCCCTGTCCCAGCTTCCTTTGCATGGATAGCGTTTCCCTCGCTACCTCCCAGGCATCTCGCCCAAGGCCCAAGGTGAGCGGGGTGCAGTTAGGACAGGATTTCGTGAGATAATAACACAGTCCGTCATTAGTGCCTGAGAGTGAAAGGAGATTGGTGACAAAGTGGGTGAGGGAGAGGGGGTGAGTGATGGGAGAAAAGGGGTGTAGTGATGAGTgaaaggagagaagagaaagatgGGCGggggaggtgacagagaggtgAGATGAGGTGATGAGACATGCACGTGCAATCATGGGGGAGGAGGGAAGCAACTCTGCTCACCTGAATTTAATAcactgattgattttttttattcaattgCAGCTACTTTTGTGTAATTTATGtcacatacatttttattttttaagcatgTCTCAGGAAAATCCTTCAGTGTGGTCCGATATACATGCTGCAGGTATAGGCAGACAAATCACAGGGCTTGACAGTGTTTATTTGTCTTCACAGGTGAAATGTTACATATACCTGAAGctgttttagtatttttttattcaggTGTACTCCAGCTGTTACCTCTCCCCCCTCCAACACAACCCCACCAGTCCTACCCATCCAGACTTCTCCGAACTGGCCGTTGCCCAGTTTCTTAATCAGCTGGAGAGATTCACGGGGAATCTCCCACATATCCTTGGTCTTCACTGATAAGTCAGCCAGCTTAGGCATGCCCCGCTTACAGCTGCCAATCAAACGGCAGCATAGTCCCGCTGCTctctctgacagagagagagagagacgcagacagacaggcaaacaaaaaaggaaagaaaacagcaagtgcagagataaagaaagaagaagacaagTTGCTTATGTGCTTAGCAATTGACAAgtcaacacaacagacacaacagGCTTGAAGACACACTCTGAGCAACAGTATCATGCGCTGATACACAAAAGGCAATACAGGGAAGCAAATAAAAAAGTGTATAAGTATTATACATTGCTCCAAATCTGTCTTTTGGTGACCATTACCTGCAGGAAACTTGCCATATCTTTACAGGCCTCTAGGGGGCAGATTAACACTGACAGAAAGCAGAGGAAGTGGAGGGTGTAAACTCCTCTTGTTGCACAAACTCAAGCTTAAAGAAGTATcatttatataaacacacaattcAAGTCCTGCTCATGTAAAAGTGTAAAATTTGTATTGCTGGTAAAAATCATTTCAGTTTAAATGATCTGAAATCTGAGTGAATGTACCTAAACCAAAGAATACAGTGTGAAGGAGTGGAGAAACTTTAGGTATGAAGCTATGGACAGagagttcctgtgtgtgttacctgtgtagTGCTCTACCAGCTGCTGCACGGTGTCAAACTGCGACCTGGTGGTGATGTAGTAGCCGCCGTTATCTAGTTTACGAATCTTATAATGTTTGACGTGGTCTCCCTTGGTGTCGTCCCAGTCACGGATGGACAGAGAGTAAGCACCTGTGAAGGAATGAGAGAGGTGAggattaaagaaaataaaattgtCTTGTGGGTAAACTAAGAGTGAGAAAGAGCAGGAagagttttatatattttaagcaTTTGGCCTCTTTATACTTTAACCTTGTGGTCTCCTCACCTTTGGTTGTCTCACTCTCTCGTATGAGGAAAGTTCCCCTCTGGTTGCCCTGACCCAGCAACTGTCTCTCTGCATCCTTCCTCCCCATCTTCCCAAAATACCAcctgtaaccatgacaacaccAAGCAGGTCACCACAGCAACAGGAAACAGCCCTTGACCTCTGCCTTCAGActacatattattatgttatgttaATCATGAAAAAATCTTACAGTAGctttcattatatatatatatatatataatgaaagCTACTGTAAGATTTGatcatgaatatatatattgtattgtatatttgtgtgtgtgtttactcactCCTCAGCTTGTATGGAGTCAACTGGAGCTACGTAGTTGGAGGGGATGTAACCTGAGTGGCCAGTGTCCAAAGAACGAGCTTCCCACCAGTCACCCTctctgcaggaaacacacacagcattaaaaGATCCAAGTTTATTACGAACCTACGAGTCTTTTAGATCTTACTGGAGAATGcagaaaatgtgcttttaaagGAAAATCACAAGCGTAGATCAGAAAAAAGACAAGATCATGTGAACTTGGAGTAATTAATTCCAACATTTGTGTTGGCTGCAAACCACTCacaaatttgtgtttttaaatttcacaaTAGGACATAATATTTTTCAAGGACAGACTTGTCATCATGCTGGCAGCAGCTGAGACCTCTGACAATTCAGTGTTAATAGGCTGCATTTAATTGCAGCCTGCAAATTTGAATGTATGCAAACAAAATTAATTACCTTTTGGAAGCCATAGCTGATTTAATCTAGCACATTTAGCACAGATCCTCACTTACCAGCaactgacacattttttttatggtTTCCATATATTTAttgtgtgtcactgcagtccTATCAGAGATGGATTTATGTGTATTTGTACTCACGTGTTGTTGATGATTTGGAATTTCTCTCCCTTCTTGAAAGTGAGGTCATCTTCAGTGCGAGCGTCATAGTCATACAAAGCTATAAAGAGAGTGACTCCACCACCTGTTTGTAAACAGAGTGAACAGTTTCCAGTCAGAAACTGCAGCAAAATTCAAGGTTTACGGTCAAATTTCATTAGAACTTGTTGGTATGTATAGTTATTTTAACCTAGTTTCTatttcaaccacacacacacacatgcactactACTTGTTACACCTCCAGGCCGCTGGTGCGTGCTGGTGTTGGGGAAGATGGTGCTGGAGGAGAAGCCCTTATTGAAGTCTGGGATGGTCTGAGTAGGGTCAGGACAGTAACGGCCCGCAGTCAAGGCCGCGGACAACCCCCCATCTGCGTTGCTAAGAGACAGATCTGGAACATCtactgctgctgatgttgctCCTACTGCTTTGGCAGACTTCTTCTGCTTGCAACAGACACACCCCATAATAACCAGCACGGAGACGGCGTCTGTGGAAACCAAGCAGAGTTACAGTAaggtgaagtgtttttttttttttagattaaaaGTTGGTTTAGTGTTAGAATGACAATAACGCCATCTTTACATAAcaccagaaaacaaagttatcaAAAAGATATGAATTGTTCAGGCTAGTTttagttaaaaataaataattaaaaaaaaaacacttgctgCTAAAATGTAGTCCATATAAAGTATCACATCCTCAAATGAACAGAGTACAGTTCCTATGCTTTCGTAATGCTGCGTTCAATGCACCTTCTAAGTGGGAAGTCAATACATCACTTTTGACCTCTGAGCATTTAAAGCACTgggcagaaaaaacacattcctgCTGTATTTTTGCTCAAGTGCAATATAGAGGTTTGAATTTCACAACGCAGTAAGCAATTTAGTGAAGTCGCCTCTCGATTCTGCAGACAGTGATGATGTAAAACATGGAGTAAAagcgccctctgctgggcaAACTATGCGACGATGTCATTACTAAATTAACCCAAGTATCTTTTTCATCAATGCAGACATTAATGAAAAATCTGGTC
This region of Parambassis ranga chromosome 2, fParRan2.1, whole genome shotgun sequence genomic DNA includes:
- the yrk gene encoding tyrosine-protein kinase Fgr isoform X2, which translates into the protein MGCVCCKQKKSAKAVGATSAAVDVPDLSLSNADGGLSAALTAGRYCPDPTQTIPDFNKGFSSSTIFPNTSTHQRPGGVTSSSACGGVTLFIALYDYDARTEDDLTFKKGEKFQIINNTEGDWWEARSLDTGHSGYIPSNYVAPVDSIQAEEWYFGKMGRKDAERQLLGQGNQRGTFLIRESETTKGAYSLSIRDWDDTKGDHVKHYKIRKLDNGGYYITTRSQFDTVQQLVEHYTGTNDGLCYYLTKSCPNCTPLTLGLGRDAWEVARETLSMQRKLGQGCFGDVWMGMWNGTTKVAVKTLKPGTMSPEAFLEEAQIMKRLRHDKLVQLYAVVSEEPIYIITEFMSQGSLLDFLKDGEGQTLKLPQLVDMAAQIAAGMAYIERMNYIHRDLRAANILVGDNLVCKIADFGLARLIEDNEYTARQGAKFPIKWTAPEAALYGRFTIKSDVWSFGILLTELITKGRVPYPGMNNREVLEQVERGYRMPCAPGCPASLHELMLQCWRREPDERHTFEYLQSFLEDYFTATEPQYQPGENL
- the yrk gene encoding tyrosine-protein kinase Fgr isoform X1, which produces MGCVCCKQKKSAKAVGATSAAVDVPDLSLSNADGGLSAALTAGRYCPDPTQTIPDFNKGFSSSTIFPNTSTHQRPGGVTSSSACGGVTLFIALYDYDARTEDDLTFKKGEKFQIINNTEGDWWEARSLDTGHSGYIPSNYVAPVDSIQAEEWYFGKMGRKDAERQLLGQGNQRGTFLIRESETTKGAYSLSIRDWDDTKGDHVKHYKIRKLDNGGYYITTRSQFDTVQQLVEHYTERAAGLCCRLIGSCKRGMPKLADLSVKTKDMWEIPRESLQLIKKLGNGQFGEVWMGMWNGTTKVAVKTLKPGTMSPEAFLEEAQIMKRLRHDKLVQLYAVVSEEPIYIITEFMSQGSLLDFLKDGEGQTLKLPQLVDMAAQIAAGMAYIERMNYIHRDLRAANILVGDNLVCKIADFGLARLIEDNEYTARQGAKFPIKWTAPEAALYGRFTIKSDVWSFGILLTELITKGRVPYPGMNNREVLEQVERGYRMPCAPGCPASLHELMLQCWRREPDERHTFEYLQSFLEDYFTATEPQYQPGENL
- the yrk gene encoding tyrosine-protein kinase Fgr isoform X3, giving the protein MGCVCCKQKKSAKAVGATSAAVDVPDLSLSNADGGLSAALTAGRYCPDPTQTIPDFNKGFSSSTIFPNTSTHQRPGGGGVTLFIALYDYDARTEDDLTFKKGEKFQIINNTEGDWWEARSLDTGHSGYIPSNYVAPVDSIQAEEWYFGKMGRKDAERQLLGQGNQRGTFLIRESETTKGAYSLSIRDWDDTKGDHVKHYKIRKLDNGGYYITTRSQFDTVQQLVEHYTERAAGLCCRLIGSCKRGMPKLADLSVKTKDMWEIPRESLQLIKKLGNGQFGEVWMGMWNGTTKVAVKTLKPGTMSPEAFLEEAQIMKRLRHDKLVQLYAVVSEEPIYIITEFMSQGSLLDFLKDGEGQTLKLPQLVDMAAQIAAGMAYIERMNYIHRDLRAANILVGDNLVCKIADFGLARLIEDNEYTARQGAKFPIKWTAPEAALYGRFTIKSDVWSFGILLTELITKGRVPYPGMNNREVLEQVERGYRMPCAPGCPASLHELMLQCWRREPDERHTFEYLQSFLEDYFTATEPQYQPGENL